The genomic stretch TTTTATCGCCCACGCTGAGCTTTCTTTTGATAGCTACATAGACTTTTACGGATTTAAGAACGCCAGCGGGAAGTTCGTCCCCTTTCTCGACCTTCTTTTTCCTGTCTTTGTAGAGCTCTTCTGCATCCTTCACTTTTTTGAAGTAAACGTTGTTGATGCCTACGAGCTGCTCTTCAAAGTCTCTTCTGCCTTCGATGGGAAGGTTCACAAGGTCAGTGTAGTCAAGCCCTTTAAGCTCTTCCGCCTTAACAACCGTACCTGAGTCGAGGCTTATTTTTTCGCCTTTAAAAGCGTCTATAAGTTTCTTACCGGCAAGAATGGAGATAATTTTCGCCTTTCTTGCATCTTCAAGAGCGCGGATAGAACGTTCATAGTCCTTTTTGATGTCCGCGTACTCTTTCATTTCGATAATTTCGGTACGGCTGTCTTTATCTATACCGCGTCTGGTCATTACCTGAACGCCGATAACCGTACCTTTTATACTGGGGGGAACTCTCAGCGAAGCGTCTTTAACATCGCCTGCTTTCTCACCGAAGATTGCTCTGAGGAGTTTTTCTTCGGGGGTAGCCTGAGTTTCGCCCTTGGGAGTCACTTTACCCACAAGTATATCGCCGGGTTTAACCTTCGCGCCCACACGGATGATCCCGCTTTCGTCGAGGTCTTTCAGAGCCTCGTCGCTTACGTTGGGAATATCTGATGTGATCTCTTCCGGTCCGAGTTTGGTATCCCTTGCTTCAACTTCGAAAACTTCGATGTGGATTGAAGTGTAGGCATCCTCTTTAACGACTTTCTGTGAAATAAGGATGGAGTCTTCGTAGTTGTAGCCCATCCAAGGCATGAACGCCACGACGATGTTGCGTCCGAGAGCAAGCTCTCCGCCCTGTGTCGCGGGGCCGCCCGCGAGGATGTCCCCTTTTTTCACTATGTCGCCTTTATCAACTATAGGCTTGAAGTTTATGCAGGTGTCCTGGTTTGATCTTCTGTACTTAACCAGGTCGTATATATCCACGCCGAAATCGTCTTTTTCGTTGTAGCGGACAACTATCTTAACCGCGTCAACAAAGTCCACAATACCGGCATGCTCTGCGATTACAACAGCGCCTGAGTCAATTGCGCATTTCATCTCCATGCCTGTTCCCACTATGGGGGAATCGGTACGGATAAGAGGCACACCCTGACGCTGCATGTTTGAACCCATGAGAGCCCTGTTCGCATCGTCATGCTCAAGGAAGGGGATAAGCGCTGATGAAACTGAAACTATCTGTTTCGGTGAAACGTCCATATACTGGATGTTTTCACGGGGAGTCTGGAGAGATTCGCCCATGTACCTTGCAGCTATGTATTCCCTGACGAATTTGTTATCCTTATCAAGAAGAGCGTTAGCCTGAGCTATATAGAAATCCTCTTCCTCAATTGCGGACATGTACACAACCTCATTAGTTACAACGCCGTCCGAAACTTTTCTGTAAGGCGTTTCAATGAAGCCGAATTCATTTATTTTGGAATATGTCGTCAGAGACGTGATAAGACCGATGTTCGGGCCCTCAGGTGTCTCAATGGGGCATATCCTTCCGTAGTGTGATGTATGAACGTCACGGACTTCAAACCCTGCTCTGTCACGGTTAAGACCGCCGGGTCCGAGGGCAGACAGCCTTCTCTTGTGCGTAATTTCGCTCAGAGGGTTTGTCTGATCCATGAACTGGGAAAGCTGGTAGCTTCCGAAAAATTCCTTGATGGACGCGCTGAGGGGTTTCGCATTCAGAAGATCCTGAGGAGTGAGATCCTCAATATCCTGAATACTCATTCTTTCCTTAACGGTTTTCTCCATTCTGGCAAGGCCGATCCTGATATGGTTCTGGAGCTGCTCGCCTGCTGCCCTCACCCTTCTGTGGCCGAGGTGGTCAATGTCATCCACATTTGCTATGCCTTTACGGATGTTTTCAAGCACGCGCACGGTTTCGACTATGTCTTCCTTGGTCAGAGTGGTGTGGTCAAGGTTTATGCTGAGACCAAGTCTTTTATTTATCTTAAGGCGTCCGACCCTTGAGAGATCGTAGCGTTTAGAATTAAAGAAAAGGTTGTCGAAAAGAGATCTTGCAGTTTCCGCTGTGGCAGGTTCGCCGGGGCGGAGCTTTCTGTAAATCTCGATAAGAGCCTCTTCCTGAGTTTTTACTTTGTCAACGTACAGAATGTCACGGATAATGCTGTCAGAGGACTGTCTGTCGATAAACAGAACCTTGAACTCGTTTATGCCGTTTTCCGCAAGCTTTTCAAAAGCTTCTTCCGTAACCGGAGCACCGGCTTCAAGAACCACTTCGCCGTCTTCGCTGACTATGTCCTCGCCGAAGAAGGTGTCAAGTATATCCTCAAGGGTTATGGGGATACGGGTGATCTTCGCTGCGGAAATTCTTTTTCTGGCCGCTTTTGTTATTTTATGGTTAGCCTTGACAATTACTTCGCCGTTTTCATCGGTTATATCAAGGCTGTTTCTCTGACCCACAACATGAGCTTCGTTGTAGTCCTTTGTCATGTTTCCGTTCGGTTCAACACGCACATTAACCATGTCGTAGTAAGTGTTGAGGATGTTAAGTTCGGTCATGCCGAGTGCTTTGAGCAGAACGGTAACGGGTATTTTTCTTTTCTTATCGATACGGACGTACATTACGTTTTTCGCATCGAAGTCAAAATCTATCCATGAACCTCTGTAGGGGATGATTCTCGCACTGTAAAGGTGTTTCTCCACAACGCTTTTGGACGCCGTAATATCTTCGAAGAATATTCCCGGCGAGCGGTGAAGCTGGCTCACGATAACCCTCTCAACGCCGTTTATCACAAAGGTTCCTCTGTCTGTCATCAGGGGGATGTCGCAGAGATAAACCTCGGACTCTTTTGCGGAGTTGACGAGTTTTTCTTCTGATTCTTCATTTATATCATAATTGACAAGACGCACTTTCACTTTCAGCGGAGCTGCGAAGGTCGTGCTTCTGTCGATTGCTTCTCTGGGCGTGTATTTGGGTTTTTCAAGAGTATAACTGATATATTCAAGAACTGATGTTTCATTAAAGTCGGTGATCGGAAAGATTTCCCTGAATACTTCATCAAGACCCTTCTGTTCTCTCTCGTCTGTAGGAACTCCTTCCTGAAGGAACTCAACATAAGAGCGCTTCTGAACCTCTATAAGGTCGGGCATATCAATTACTTTCTGGATTTTTGAGAAACTGACTCTCTCAATAGGCTTTCTAGTTGAATCCATATTTTATCACCTGTGGGATGTATCCGCTAAATGTTAAAGAAGGCATGGGGGCGCTACTTGCGCCCCCGATTTATACTGATCAAGTTTTTCCTGATTTAAGAAGTAATTACTTAACTTCAGCAGTACCGCCGGCTTCTTCAAGTTTAGCTTTGATAGAAGCAGCTTCCTCTTTGGAAACGCCCTCTTTAACGGGAGCGGGAGCGCCGTCAACGAGTGCTTTAGCTTCTTTAAGTCCGAGGTTGGTAAGTTCACGAACAACTTTAATAACCTGAACTTTTTTCTCGCCGCCGTCTTTGAGGATAACGGTGAACTCTGTCTGCTCTTCAACTACTGCAGCTTCAGCAGCAACAGCGGGGCCAGCCATCATAGCAACGGGAGCAGCAGCGGAAACGCCGAACTTGTCTTCAAGTTCTTTAACGAAGTCTGCGAGCTCGATTACTGTCATATTTGATATAAATTCAACTACTTGTTCTTTAGTTACAGACATTTAAGTCCTCCATTAACTTTGTTTTTGATCTTTGATCGCATTAAGCACATTCAGGAAGCTGCGGGGAACGTTGCTGAGGAGTGACACGAAGTTGGACGCAGGAGCGTTCATCGTAGCAAGCACTCTTCCGAGGAGCACTTCCCTTGAAGGAAGGTCAGCAAGTCTGTTCACGTCTTCTCCGGAGAGAAGGTTGCCGTCAAGGTAACCGCCTTTAATTTCGAACTTGTCGTAATCTTTGGCGAATTTTTTCATATCCTTGGCGACAGCGGCAACATCACCGTTTACGATGGTGCAGGCCGTGCAGAGTTTGAGTGTCTCATCGAGAGACTCAATTCCGTTGTTGTGCAGAGCGATTTTGACAAGTGTGTTCTTGACGACTTTAAAATCGCTGCCTTTTTCTTTCACCGCAGTTCTG from Geovibrio ferrireducens encodes the following:
- the rpoB gene encoding DNA-directed RNA polymerase subunit beta produces the protein MDSTRKPIERVSFSKIQKVIDMPDLIEVQKRSYVEFLQEGVPTDEREQKGLDEVFREIFPITDFNETSVLEYISYTLEKPKYTPREAIDRSTTFAAPLKVKVRLVNYDINEESEEKLVNSAKESEVYLCDIPLMTDRGTFVINGVERVIVSQLHRSPGIFFEDITASKSVVEKHLYSARIIPYRGSWIDFDFDAKNVMYVRIDKKRKIPVTVLLKALGMTELNILNTYYDMVNVRVEPNGNMTKDYNEAHVVGQRNSLDITDENGEVIVKANHKITKAARKRISAAKITRIPITLEDILDTFFGEDIVSEDGEVVLEAGAPVTEEAFEKLAENGINEFKVLFIDRQSSDSIIRDILYVDKVKTQEEALIEIYRKLRPGEPATAETARSLFDNLFFNSKRYDLSRVGRLKINKRLGLSINLDHTTLTKEDIVETVRVLENIRKGIANVDDIDHLGHRRVRAAGEQLQNHIRIGLARMEKTVKERMSIQDIEDLTPQDLLNAKPLSASIKEFFGSYQLSQFMDQTNPLSEITHKRRLSALGPGGLNRDRAGFEVRDVHTSHYGRICPIETPEGPNIGLITSLTTYSKINEFGFIETPYRKVSDGVVTNEVVYMSAIEEEDFYIAQANALLDKDNKFVREYIAARYMGESLQTPRENIQYMDVSPKQIVSVSSALIPFLEHDDANRALMGSNMQRQGVPLIRTDSPIVGTGMEMKCAIDSGAVVIAEHAGIVDFVDAVKIVVRYNEKDDFGVDIYDLVKYRRSNQDTCINFKPIVDKGDIVKKGDILAGGPATQGGELALGRNIVVAFMPWMGYNYEDSILISQKVVKEDAYTSIHIEVFEVEARDTKLGPEEITSDIPNVSDEALKDLDESGIIRVGAKVKPGDILVGKVTPKGETQATPEEKLLRAIFGEKAGDVKDASLRVPPSIKGTVIGVQVMTRRGIDKDSRTEIIEMKEYADIKKDYERSIRALEDARKAKIISILAGKKLIDAFKGEKISLDSGTVVKAEELKGLDYTDLVNLPIEGRRDFEEQLVGINNVYFKKVKDAEELYKDRKKKVEKGDELPAGVLKSVKVYVAIKRKLSVGDKMAGRHGNKGVVSRILPEEDMPYLPDGTPVEVVLNPLSVPSRMNIGQILETHLGWAGKALGVKFSTEVFDSARESDIKEMLTKAGFQEDGQTILYDGRTGERFDQEVTVGVMYYMKLHHLVDTKIHARSTGPYSLVTQQPLGGKAQFGGQRLGEMEVWALEAYGAANILQEMLTVKSDDVEGRTTVYESIVNGNFSFSPSMPESFNVLIKELQGLALDLELMTLDNLPEDESDGQGSADSREDS
- the rplL gene encoding 50S ribosomal protein L7/L12, with protein sequence MSVTKEQVVEFISNMTVIELADFVKELEDKFGVSAAAPVAMMAGPAVAAEAAVVEEQTEFTVILKDGGEKKVQVIKVVRELTNLGLKEAKALVDGAPAPVKEGVSKEEAASIKAKLEEAGGTAEVK
- the rplJ gene encoding 50S ribosomal protein L10, translated to MTREEKKQYVQQLTEEIKTSDALFLANYKGLTFPQLTAIRTAVKEKGSDFKVVKNTLVKIALHNNGIESLDETLKLCTACTIVNGDVAAVAKDMKKFAKDYDKFEIKGGYLDGNLLSGEDVNRLADLPSREVLLGRVLATMNAPASNFVSLLSNVPRSFLNVLNAIKDQKQS